The following are from one region of the Patescibacteria group bacterium genome:
- a CDS encoding hydrolase has product MDSQTIKPTGCCEPFEPGPWQDKEITWKDKIFVKDHVAQFLHIPLNFGQKVVKNLGLIEKAGAKADHQLMLTDEKSLWGCDIYIDVVKDVPDAEMAAISGTFLTKVFEGPYQKAGAWAKEMKAYVEGKGKKVKKNYFSYTTCPKCAKAYGKNYVVLFAQID; this is encoded by the coding sequence ATGGACTCTCAAACAATTAAACCAACCGGCTGTTGCGAGCCGTTTGAGCCGGGGCCTTGGCAGGACAAGGAAATTACCTGGAAGGATAAGATTTTTGTAAAAGACCACGTTGCCCAGTTTTTGCACATTCCGCTAAATTTCGGGCAAAAAGTTGTGAAAAACCTGGGATTGATTGAAAAAGCCGGAGCCAAGGCGGACCATCAGCTCATGCTGACCGATGAAAAATCGCTTTGGGGATGCGACATCTATATTGATGTAGTTAAAGACGTGCCGGACGCCGAAATGGCCGCCATCTCGGGAACGTTTCTCACTAAAGTTTTTGAAGGGCCTTATCAAAAGGCCGGAGCCTGGGCCAAAGAAATGAAGGCTTACGTCGAAGGAAAGGGCAAAAAAGTGAAGAAAAATTATTTTTCTTACACCACTTGCCCGAAATGCGCCAAAGCCTACGGGAAAAATTACGTCGTGCTTTTCGCGCAGATTGATTAA
- a CDS encoding site-specific DNA-methyltransferase, whose product MNGIPSKSIDMILCDLPYGTTQNHWDSLIPLDRIWTHYERIIKDKGVIALTGQGLFTASLMLSNPKLFKYKITWVKSKPTNFLNAKKQPLRKHEDICIFYKNQPDYNPQMSNGEPYNKGFRKDQLTGSYGDFKTVEVKSNGERYPTDVVYFKTAESEGEVYHPTQKPVELGRYLIRTFTKEGDIVLDNTCGSGSFLVSAALEGRKFIGIEKNQKTYLFKKHKIDYIEISKKRIKKAESQYKAGSNKLF is encoded by the coding sequence ATGAATGGCATTCCTTCAAAATCAATTGATATGATTTTATGCGATCTGCCTTATGGCACAACACAAAATCATTGGGACAGTTTAATTCCTCTTGATCGAATTTGGACGCACTACGAACGAATTATAAAAGACAAGGGGGTTATTGCCTTAACCGGGCAAGGTCTTTTTACTGCCAGCTTAATGCTGTCTAACCCAAAGTTATTCAAATATAAGATTACCTGGGTTAAATCCAAACCAACTAATTTTCTAAATGCCAAAAAACAACCGTTGCGCAAGCATGAAGATATTTGTATTTTCTATAAGAACCAGCCGGACTACAATCCTCAAATGAGCAATGGCGAGCCGTACAACAAAGGTTTTAGAAAAGATCAGCTGACTGGAAGCTATGGAGACTTTAAAACTGTTGAAGTGAAAAGTAACGGGGAGAGATACCCTACTGATGTTGTATATTTCAAAACTGCCGAAAGCGAAGGAGAGGTTTATCATCCAACGCAAAAACCAGTAGAGCTTGGCCGCTATCTTATCCGAACCTTTACAAAGGAGGGCGACATAGTCCTGGATAACACCTGCGGGAGCGGCAGTTTTCTAGTTTCGGCAGCTCTAGAAGGGAGAAAATTTATTGGAATTGAAAAAAATCAAAAAACATATCTCTTTAAAAAACACAAGATTGATTACATAGAAATTTCAAAAAAACGAATAAAAAAAGCAGAATCTCAATATAAAGCCGGTAGCAATAAGCTTTTCTAA
- a CDS encoding secondary thiamine-phosphate synthase enzyme YjbQ, translating into MAKLTIKTKTPKEVIDITDKVNEILAKEDEREGLVNLFVTHTTAALTVADLDPGTDLDMLDAFEAMCPKLNYRHPHNPEHAPDHIMSALIGATLTLPFNQNGLILGDWQRVVLIELNGPRDRRIIVSLI; encoded by the coding sequence ATGGCTAAATTAACAATTAAAACCAAAACCCCAAAAGAAGTAATTGATATTACCGACAAGGTCAATGAGATTTTGGCAAAGGAAGATGAGAGAGAAGGACTGGTGAATTTATTTGTTACTCATACTACGGCGGCTTTAACTGTCGCGGACTTAGATCCGGGGACGGATTTGGATATGCTTGATGCCTTCGAGGCCATGTGCCCGAAATTAAATTACCGGCATCCGCATAACCCCGAGCACGCGCCAGACCATATTATGTCCGCGCTAATCGGCGCAACTCTAACTCTGCCCTTTAACCAAAATGGTTTGATACTCGGCGACTGGCAAAGGGTGGTGCTTATTGAACTAAACGGGCCAAGAGACCGCCGGATTATTGTTTCTTTAATTTAG
- a CDS encoding DNA alkylation repair protein, whose amino-acid sequence MHKIVIKIRRELKRSADDKTKEIFQRFFKEKVTFYGVRAGVVSKIGKEYFTEVKKLDKKKMQAVCEELFRSGISEEAWIAASFAHKYDNFEKADFLVFERWIDKYIDNWAKCDTFCNHAVGEFIEKYPAYISKLKVWAKSKNLWKRRAAAVTLIIPAKRGMFLADIFKIADILLQDKEDMVQKGYGWMLKEASRKHEREVFNYVLKNKKVMPRTALRYAIEKMPLNLKKRAMAK is encoded by the coding sequence ATGCACAAAATCGTAATAAAAATAAGGCGGGAGTTAAAAAGGAGCGCTGACGATAAAACTAAAGAAATTTTTCAGCGGTTTTTTAAGGAAAAAGTGACGTTCTACGGGGTAAGGGCGGGTGTTGTTTCAAAAATCGGGAAAGAGTATTTTACTGAAGTAAAGAAACTGGACAAGAAAAAAATGCAGGCGGTTTGTGAGGAGCTTTTCCGGTCCGGCATTTCCGAAGAAGCCTGGATCGCCGCCAGCTTTGCCCATAAATACGATAATTTCGAGAAAGCGGACTTTTTGGTTTTTGAGCGCTGGATTGATAAATATATTGATAACTGGGCCAAGTGCGATACCTTTTGCAATCACGCGGTCGGAGAATTTATAGAAAAATACCCGGCCTATATTTCAAAGCTAAAAGTCTGGGCTAAGTCAAAAAACCTTTGGAAGCGGAGGGCCGCGGCCGTAACCTTAATAATACCGGCGAAAAGGGGAATGTTCTTAGCGGATATTTTTAAGATTGCCGATATCCTATTACAGGATAAAGAAGACATGGTGCAAAAAGGGTATGGCTGGATGCTAAAAGAAGCCAGCCGCAAGCATGAGCGGGAAGTCTTTAATTATGTTCTGAAAAATAAAAAAGTTATGCCCCGGACAGCCTTGCGCTACGCCATTGAAAAGATGCCTCTTAATCTTAAAAAGCGGGCTATGGCAAAATAA